The genomic stretch AGCGCGGCGCAGCGAAGTGGCGGAAGATTATGTCGAACTGATCGCCGAACTCATCCACGAGAACGGCGAGGCCCGGCCGGTCGATATCGCGACACGGATGGGCGTGACTGCGCCGACGGTCGCAAAAACACTTGGCCGTCTGGCGCGGGACGGATTGATCACCCGTGCGAAGTATCGCTCGGTATTTCTGACCGAGGAAGGCCGGGCGCTCGCCAAGGAATGCAGGCACCGCCACGAGATCGTCTTGCGGTTTCTCCTGAGCCTCGGGCTCGACCCCGAGACGGCTGAACGCGATGCCGAAGGGATCGAGCACCATGTCAGCGAACGGACGCTTGCCCTGTTCGCGGCGTTTTCCCAGCGGTCATAGGCGGGTGGTTGCCGTTGAAGTAAGCGGGTTGACCTTAGACTTTAACTTACCAATCGAGGGGTCCTCGAGGAAATGTTCTACAAATAGGCTGATAGGCGGTGTTCGCCATTCTCCGGACGGACTTATTCCAAAGCTTCTGTGACTGGGATGCCAAGGGCGGTGTAGCTGTTGACGACTGCTATGCGGAAATGAAGCTTCGCACCCTGGCGGCCAAAGTCCGACGCGATGAGCGGCTGGCCAAGCAGTTTCACACATTGCATCTTCGTCTCCGCGCGGCTTCGGCGGGGATATCCGCTCCATTGTCGCCAGAGCGCGCAGCCCAGATACTGCGATGCCCGTATGGCCTAATTACGAGCCGCCGCTACAGCTATGATCTCCATCCAAGCTTTGCGTTCTTACGGGGCGAAATAACGGAATGAGAGCCGGAGCCAGAGATGGCATCGTAGCATTTGCGAGTGGCGTAAGTTCCGTGTGCCGTGACGCTCCCGATCTCATGGTCGCGATATCGAAGCCGCTGTGCTTAAATTTCCAGACAATCTGCGATTTCACGAAGTGTCGCTGCGCAACTTCGGACCAGGTATCGTGCGAGCAATTTTCTCCTCCCAAGCAAACTGGAAACTGCCAGGATCGCATGTTTGCTCACGAAAATTTGCCCTTGAACCTCTAGCCACTAGAAGTCCTATCTATTCAAGGAGAACACATACCGTTCTTGCCATCAATCGCCGGCGGGAACCGAAAGGGTACGAAATGCTGACAAGACGACACTTCATTCAGACAACAACGGCGCTATTTTCGGTGACCGGTCCCGGCATGGCTTTTGCCGACAGTTGGCCCACCGAGGCTCAGAAGGCTGAATGGGACGCACAGGTGACGCCTCTGGATTATGTTGCCGAGACTTCCAACCCATGGGGATTGCACCCGCGGTTCCTACCGCAACGTGTAGACGCGAAGGCCGGGCTCGTGCCGGGAGATATTCATGTCGATGCGGTCGCGCGATATCTCTACCACATTGAAGAGGGTGGAACCGCGATGCGCTACGGCGTGGCGATCGCGCGGGGCAACCTCTACGAGCCGGGTGTCTATACCATCGAGCGCAAGGTCAGGTGGCCGCACTGGCAACCGACACAGAGCATGATCAATCGCGACCCCGAACTTTATGCTGACATTGCCGATGGCATGGAACCGGGACCGGAAAACGCGCTTGGATCAAGGGCGCTGTATCTCTACGTCGGGGAACGCGATACCCTTCTGCGCATCCATGGCACTCCGAGCCCACGAAGTATCGGTGGCCGCGCAAGTTCGGGCTGCGTACGGATGGTTATGGCTCATATCAATGACCTTTACCCGAACGTCGAAACCGGCTCTACGGCATATCTTTACTCGGCGGAGGACAGCGTGACTGCCCGCAGCTAAGCCCAGCAGCGGTCGGCAAACGTAATTAAGTTTCGCGAGAGGTGCAGATACGATTGCCGTTCGCCGTGCGCAGCGGCAGCAAGGTCGTTTCAACGGGGCCGCTGTGTTCGTACCAGTAGCACCCGTCTTCCGGCACCAAGCGCGCAGTTGCAACATCCTGATCCGGGGCTGCCATTGCAATCACGGCTTCGGGAACGTTGCCCCCCTGTTTTGCCGCGTCGCCCGGTCCAGTCGGCTGGACTGCGCACCCGGCCGTGAGCGACAGCGCCACTGCGACCATCATTTTTTGCTTCAGCATCAAAACCCGCATCAAGCTTCCTTTCGTGACTGTTTTTCTTTGCAGCGGCTGTTCATGCCTCAAGGCGTGATAGAGCCAGTCACCGCATCCTCTAGCAATAAAACAAACTGAAATACCACCGTATTTTGCTCTTGAAGCTCTAGCCACTGTAGGGGCTATGTCATGATAAAGCACCCGAATCCAGAGGTTCGTTCATGCCGTCCCACTCCCACCGTCACGATCACGATCACGATGATGCCCAAGTTGCCAGGGCAAGCGGCGGCAGTTGCTGCGGGAGGGCCGAAACCTGCGGCGACATCGCGCCGACGACGCCCGCGCCGTATGCCGGGCGCAGCTTTCAGGTTTCAGGCCTCGATTGCGCCGAGGAGGTCGCGATCCTGAACAAGGTGGTCGGCCCGAAGATCGGCGGGGCGGAGCATCTCGCTTTCGACGTGATCAATGGACGGATGACCATCCTCGACAGCGCAAGGAAGGTATCGGACGGCGAAGTTGCAGAACTGGTCGCAAGCACCGGCATGACCGCCAAGCCCTGGGATGCCGAAAACGCGTCGGTCGACCAGGCGGCCCATCTTGCACGACAGCGGCTGTTTACGGCGCTCAGTGGCGGCTTCTGGGCCGCGGGATTTCTGTGGCACATCATCGAGACCGGCATGGGGGGGGCACTGGGCCTCTTCGCAGGGCACGGCGAAGCGCCGATGCCACTGGTCGAGGCCGGGTTCTTCGCGGTGGCGATCCTGTTCGGTGTCTGGCTCGTGGCACCCAAGGCATGGTCGTCCGCACGGCGGCTGTCGCCCGACATGAACCTGCTGATGGTCGTCGCAGTCGCGGGTGCAATTGGCCTCGGCGAATTTTTCGAGGCGGCAACGGTCGCGTTCTTCTTCTCGCTCTCGCTTTTTCTCGAAAGCTGGAGCGTCGGGCGTGCTAGGAATGCGGTTTCCGCTCTGCTCGACTTGGCGCCGCCGACGGCGAGAGTTCTTTATGATGACGGCTCGGAAGCGGACGTTCCGGCTTCTGCGGTTGCTATCGACGCACGTTTCGTCGTGCGCGGCGGAGACCGCATCCCATTGGATGGTGAGGTTGTCGATGGGGCAGGGGCCGTCGATCAAGCACCGATCACCGGAGAGAGTGCGCTGGTCCCAAAGGAACGGGGCGACGAAGTCTATGCCGGTACGATCAACGGCGAAGGCACACTGACGGTGCGCGCCACGAAGGCCGCCTCGGACACCGTCTTGGCCAAGATCATCCGCATGGTCGGCGACGCCCATGCCCGCCGCGCGCCGGTGGAACAGTGGGTGGCGAAATTCGCCCGCATCTATACGCCTATCGTCATGGCTCTCGCCATCGCAATTGCCCTGCTGCCGCCGCTCTTATTCGGTGGGGCCTGGGATTATTGGTTCTACAATGCACTCGTGCTGCTGGTGATCGCCTGCCCGTGTGCTCTCGTCATCTCTACACCGGTCTCCATCGTCGCTGCACTCACCGCCTCTGCGCGGGCTGGGGTGCTGATCAAGGGCG from Antarctobacter heliothermus encodes the following:
- the mntR gene encoding manganese-binding transcriptional regulator MntR translates to MTDDENLDSTEAEARAVESRAEAFIGVREARRSEVAEDYVELIAELIHENGEARPVDIATRMGVTAPTVAKTLGRLARDGLITRAKYRSVFLTEEGRALAKECRHRHEIVLRFLLSLGLDPETAERDAEGIEHHVSERTLALFAAFSQRS
- a CDS encoding L,D-transpeptidase, yielding MLTRRHFIQTTTALFSVTGPGMAFADSWPTEAQKAEWDAQVTPLDYVAETSNPWGLHPRFLPQRVDAKAGLVPGDIHVDAVARYLYHIEEGGTAMRYGVAIARGNLYEPGVYTIERKVRWPHWQPTQSMINRDPELYADIADGMEPGPENALGSRALYLYVGERDTLLRIHGTPSPRSIGGRASSGCVRMVMAHINDLYPNVETGSTAYLYSAEDSVTARS
- a CDS encoding heavy metal translocating P-type ATPase: MPSHSHRHDHDHDDAQVARASGGSCCGRAETCGDIAPTTPAPYAGRSFQVSGLDCAEEVAILNKVVGPKIGGAEHLAFDVINGRMTILDSARKVSDGEVAELVASTGMTAKPWDAENASVDQAAHLARQRLFTALSGGFWAAGFLWHIIETGMGGALGLFAGHGEAPMPLVEAGFFAVAILFGVWLVAPKAWSSARRLSPDMNLLMVVAVAGAIGLGEFFEAATVAFFFSLSLFLESWSVGRARNAVSALLDLAPPTARVLYDDGSEADVPASAVAIDARFVVRGGDRIPLDGEVVDGAGAVDQAPITGESALVPKERGDEVYAGTINGEGTLTVRATKAASDTVLAKIIRMVGDAHARRAPVEQWVAKFARIYTPIVMALAIAIALLPPLLFGGAWDYWFYNALVLLVIACPCALVISTPVSIVAALTASARAGVLIKGGAYVEAPGKTTALAMDKTGTITMGEPEVAAVHPLGKASAQDLMTLAAGLEVRSSHPLARAILARAEADGIKVSAAEDTRTVPGRGLEGRTDGRSIWLGSDRFAEEKGFGDAIPKDLRDRIEGAGSTLVAVGDDTGVTGILELRDRIRPDAKGIVAQLHAQGVKTIVMLTGDNERTARAVAAEVGIDVVRAELLPEDKVTAIEELVETHDMVAMIGDGVNDAPAMARAHYAIAMGAVGSDAAIETADIALMTDDIGKVPWLIGHSRRAMTIIHQNIGISLATKAVFVGLTAFGMASMWGAIAADVGVSLLVVTNALRLLNGHWVEAGPSGGEPVGEQMAKGALAHGH